From the Malus domestica chromosome 17, GDT2T_hap1 genome, one window contains:
- the LOC114823202 gene encoding uncharacterized protein isoform X3 — translation MTNKRPFHGDDSYEVAWKHPRQLEYANEPAPIVDTFPFSSAPKKFQISDEGGFASDLGTEISNETYRELENGASGSFSRFWLANNSLFEAHVRPEAAGHLSLFPEFFAPANHRRALLHSNDICLSPVDYPPQKLVSIGPQHQAHVPEWGHEGSHTSDHLEKLDPQHKLSYASGQGLGVDEVKLMGTCIISMPDLEASENYLCEDTAARNHCMCADAGSVRCVRQHVLEAREKLRKDLGECLFEELGFYEMGDEVADKWTKDEEHAFHDAIRSNPASLGKNFWHHLSVAFPLRPHKDLVSYYFNVFMLRQRAEQNRFDPLNIDSDDDEWQKCELGVVDDDEDALVESPVNLDAPAYNQVEHFDSFNEQIEDADDVDGCNDNADVVGCAGITDEDAGDIDDGPESHAENPLGDCGAAETCVLDKTPSSNREDYDIEDDSCTSYEHQQGS, via the exons atgacaaacaaacgGCCTTTCCATGGTGACGATTCTTATGAGGTTGCTTGGAAGCACCCAAGACAATTGGAATACGCAAATGAGCCTGCTCCAATTGTGGATACTTTTCCTTTTAGTAGCGCCCCcaagaaatttcaaatttcag ATGAAGGAGGGTTTGCAAGTGACTTGGGAACTGAAATCTCAAATGAGACCTATAGAGAACTTGAAAATGGTGCTTCTGGAAGCTTCTCTCGATTTTGGTTGGCCAACAACAGTTTGTTTGAAGCTCATGTAAGACCTGAGGCAGCAGGGCATCTGTCATTATTCCCAGAATTTTTTGCACCTGCAAACCATCGGAGGGCTTTACTTCATTCTAATGATATCTGCTTATCTCCTGTTGATTATCCTCCTCAAAAGCTAGTTTCTATCGGACCTCAGCATCAAGCTCATGTTCCAGAATGGGGCCATGAGGGTTCACACACTTCAGATCATCTGGAGAAATTGGATCCTCAGCATAAACTTTCATATGCTTCCGGCCAGGGCCTTGGTGTCGATGAGGTGAAGCTGATGGGTACCTGTATCATTTCTATGCCTGATCTTGAAGCATCTGAAAACTATTTATGTGAAGATACGGCAGCTAGAAACCACTGTATGTGTGCTGATGCAGGTTCTGTTAGATGTGTGAGACAGCATGTCCTGGAAGCAAGAGAGAAATTAAGGAAAGACCTTGGAGAGTGCCTATTTGAAGAGTTGGGATTTTATGAAATGGGAGACGAGGTTGCAGATAAATGGACTAAAGATGAAGAACATGCCTTCCATGATGCCATCCGTTCTAACCCTGCATCACTGGGTAAGAACTTCTGGCACCATCTTTCAGTGGCTTTTCCTTTGCGACCGCATAAAGACCTTGTCAGCTATTATTTCAATGTTTTCATGCTCCGTCAACGTGCTGAGCAGAATAGGTTTGACCCTCTAAACATTGATAGCGATGATGATGAGTGGCAAAAATGTGAACTTGGAGTGGTCGATGATGACGAGGACGCATTGGTGGAATCTCCTGTAAATCTAGATGCTCCTGCCTATAATCAGGTAGAACATTTTGACAGTTTCAATGAACAAATTGAGGATGCTGATGACGTAGATGGTTGTAATGATAATGCCGATGTCGTTGGTTGTGCTGGAATTACGGACGAGGATGCAGGCGATATAGATGATGGCCCAGAATCTCATGCTGAGAATCCCCTTGGTGATTGTGGTGCTGCTGAAACTTGCGTTCTGGATAAAACTCCTAGCAGTAACAGAGAGGATTATGATATTGAAGATGATTCTTGCACATCATATGAGCATCAGCAAGGAAGTTGA
- the LOC114823202 gene encoding uncharacterized protein isoform X2, whose translation MTNKRPFHGDDSYEVAWKHPRQLEYANEPAPIVDTFPFSSAPKKFQISDGEGDGSFSTSPDEGGFASDLGTEISNETYRELENGASGSFSRFWLANNSLFEAHVRPEAAGHLSLFPEFFAPANHRRALLHSNDICLSPVDYPPQKLVSIGPQHQAHVPEWGHEGSHTSDHLEKLDPQHKLSYASGQGLGVDEVKLMGTCIISMPDLEASENYLCEDTAARNHCMCADAGSVRCVRQHVLEAREKLRKDLGECLFEELGFYEMGDEVADKWTKDEEHAFHDAIRSNPASLGKNFWHHLSVAFPLRPHKDLVSYYFNVFMLRQRAEQNRFDPLNIDSDDDEWQKCELGVVDDDEDALVESPVNLDAPAYNQVEHFDSFNEQIEDADDVDGCNDNADVVGCAGITDEDAGDIDDGPESHAENPLGDCGAAETCVLDKTPSSNREDYDIEDDSCTSYEHQQGS comes from the exons atgacaaacaaacgGCCTTTCCATGGTGACGATTCTTATGAGGTTGCTTGGAAGCACCCAAGACAATTGGAATACGCAAATGAGCCTGCTCCAATTGTGGATACTTTTCCTTTTAGTAGCGCCCCcaagaaatttcaaatttcag ATGGTGAAGGTGATGGGAGTTTTAGTACAAGTCCAGATGAAGGAGGGTTTGCAAGTGACTTGGGAACTGAAATCTCAAATGAGACCTATAGAGAACTTGAAAATGGTGCTTCTGGAAGCTTCTCTCGATTTTGGTTGGCCAACAACAGTTTGTTTGAAGCTCATGTAAGACCTGAGGCAGCAGGGCATCTGTCATTATTCCCAGAATTTTTTGCACCTGCAAACCATCGGAGGGCTTTACTTCATTCTAATGATATCTGCTTATCTCCTGTTGATTATCCTCCTCAAAAGCTAGTTTCTATCGGACCTCAGCATCAAGCTCATGTTCCAGAATGGGGCCATGAGGGTTCACACACTTCAGATCATCTGGAGAAATTGGATCCTCAGCATAAACTTTCATATGCTTCCGGCCAGGGCCTTGGTGTCGATGAGGTGAAGCTGATGGGTACCTGTATCATTTCTATGCCTGATCTTGAAGCATCTGAAAACTATTTATGTGAAGATACGGCAGCTAGAAACCACTGTATGTGTGCTGATGCAGGTTCTGTTAGATGTGTGAGACAGCATGTCCTGGAAGCAAGAGAGAAATTAAGGAAAGACCTTGGAGAGTGCCTATTTGAAGAGTTGGGATTTTATGAAATGGGAGACGAGGTTGCAGATAAATGGACTAAAGATGAAGAACATGCCTTCCATGATGCCATCCGTTCTAACCCTGCATCACTGGGTAAGAACTTCTGGCACCATCTTTCAGTGGCTTTTCCTTTGCGACCGCATAAAGACCTTGTCAGCTATTATTTCAATGTTTTCATGCTCCGTCAACGTGCTGAGCAGAATAGGTTTGACCCTCTAAACATTGATAGCGATGATGATGAGTGGCAAAAATGTGAACTTGGAGTGGTCGATGATGACGAGGACGCATTGGTGGAATCTCCTGTAAATCTAGATGCTCCTGCCTATAATCAGGTAGAACATTTTGACAGTTTCAATGAACAAATTGAGGATGCTGATGACGTAGATGGTTGTAATGATAATGCCGATGTCGTTGGTTGTGCTGGAATTACGGACGAGGATGCAGGCGATATAGATGATGGCCCAGAATCTCATGCTGAGAATCCCCTTGGTGATTGTGGTGCTGCTGAAACTTGCGTTCTGGATAAAACTCCTAGCAGTAACAGAGAGGATTATGATATTGAAGATGATTCTTGCACATCATATGAGCATCAGCAAGGAAGTTGA
- the LOC114823202 gene encoding uncharacterized protein isoform X1, translating to MLHFKCDFTLQEKMTNKRPFHGDDSYEVAWKHPRQLEYANEPAPIVDTFPFSSAPKKFQISDGEGDGSFSTSPDEGGFASDLGTEISNETYRELENGASGSFSRFWLANNSLFEAHVRPEAAGHLSLFPEFFAPANHRRALLHSNDICLSPVDYPPQKLVSIGPQHQAHVPEWGHEGSHTSDHLEKLDPQHKLSYASGQGLGVDEVKLMGTCIISMPDLEASENYLCEDTAARNHCMCADAGSVRCVRQHVLEAREKLRKDLGECLFEELGFYEMGDEVADKWTKDEEHAFHDAIRSNPASLGKNFWHHLSVAFPLRPHKDLVSYYFNVFMLRQRAEQNRFDPLNIDSDDDEWQKCELGVVDDDEDALVESPVNLDAPAYNQVEHFDSFNEQIEDADDVDGCNDNADVVGCAGITDEDAGDIDDGPESHAENPLGDCGAAETCVLDKTPSSNREDYDIEDDSCTSYEHQQGS from the exons ATGCTCCACTTCAAATGTGACTTCACTTTGCAggagaaaatgacaaacaaacgGCCTTTCCATGGTGACGATTCTTATGAGGTTGCTTGGAAGCACCCAAGACAATTGGAATACGCAAATGAGCCTGCTCCAATTGTGGATACTTTTCCTTTTAGTAGCGCCCCcaagaaatttcaaatttcag ATGGTGAAGGTGATGGGAGTTTTAGTACAAGTCCAGATGAAGGAGGGTTTGCAAGTGACTTGGGAACTGAAATCTCAAATGAGACCTATAGAGAACTTGAAAATGGTGCTTCTGGAAGCTTCTCTCGATTTTGGTTGGCCAACAACAGTTTGTTTGAAGCTCATGTAAGACCTGAGGCAGCAGGGCATCTGTCATTATTCCCAGAATTTTTTGCACCTGCAAACCATCGGAGGGCTTTACTTCATTCTAATGATATCTGCTTATCTCCTGTTGATTATCCTCCTCAAAAGCTAGTTTCTATCGGACCTCAGCATCAAGCTCATGTTCCAGAATGGGGCCATGAGGGTTCACACACTTCAGATCATCTGGAGAAATTGGATCCTCAGCATAAACTTTCATATGCTTCCGGCCAGGGCCTTGGTGTCGATGAGGTGAAGCTGATGGGTACCTGTATCATTTCTATGCCTGATCTTGAAGCATCTGAAAACTATTTATGTGAAGATACGGCAGCTAGAAACCACTGTATGTGTGCTGATGCAGGTTCTGTTAGATGTGTGAGACAGCATGTCCTGGAAGCAAGAGAGAAATTAAGGAAAGACCTTGGAGAGTGCCTATTTGAAGAGTTGGGATTTTATGAAATGGGAGACGAGGTTGCAGATAAATGGACTAAAGATGAAGAACATGCCTTCCATGATGCCATCCGTTCTAACCCTGCATCACTGGGTAAGAACTTCTGGCACCATCTTTCAGTGGCTTTTCCTTTGCGACCGCATAAAGACCTTGTCAGCTATTATTTCAATGTTTTCATGCTCCGTCAACGTGCTGAGCAGAATAGGTTTGACCCTCTAAACATTGATAGCGATGATGATGAGTGGCAAAAATGTGAACTTGGAGTGGTCGATGATGACGAGGACGCATTGGTGGAATCTCCTGTAAATCTAGATGCTCCTGCCTATAATCAGGTAGAACATTTTGACAGTTTCAATGAACAAATTGAGGATGCTGATGACGTAGATGGTTGTAATGATAATGCCGATGTCGTTGGTTGTGCTGGAATTACGGACGAGGATGCAGGCGATATAGATGATGGCCCAGAATCTCATGCTGAGAATCCCCTTGGTGATTGTGGTGCTGCTGAAACTTGCGTTCTGGATAAAACTCCTAGCAGTAACAGAGAGGATTATGATATTGAAGATGATTCTTGCACATCATATGAGCATCAGCAAGGAAGTTGA
- the LOC139193647 gene encoding uncharacterized protein: MEPKIAEIFSYSVSSHHFWNSVRDMYGDLNNVARVFQLKKDLTELQQGNLSFVQHLGNLKAKWNELDLYRPHTTDTTSLLKRAEEDKVFQLLASIGPEYEDLKSHLFMTPELPTFQMVCNVIQREEVRKKVMNADVVVGESDLRPSEARAFTFSRPYKGKRPDLKCSHCVKIGRPGVGHIKEKCWILHPELKPKFNDDGRAPRNQMKPAYTPRGNLVCDNVSNNVINSSSSPITLINEFANFLQQKQGTTNHESPTAMLGKFAGFLEQSSSVSQNDVPGIVATISIALDLSSSRDFWIVDLGASDHMTNDASLLNVFQNFSTHSFVSVANGTKDRVSKETIGKGFFLNGLYYVNFSSSFPKSFYVNSNTIVKFVTNLSLPGYSFPILSLELPKLLKLSIPTFRDLQP, encoded by the exons ATGGAACCAAAGATAGCTGAGATTTTCAGTTATTCAGTGTCATCTCACCACTTTTGGAATTCTGTACGAGACATGTATGGGGATCTAAACAATGTTGCGCGAGTCTTCCAGCTAAAGAAAGACCTTACGGAACTACAACAGGGAAATCTCTCATTTGTTCAACATCTTGGCAACTTGAAAGCCAAATGGAATGAATTGGATCTCTACAGACCTCATACCACGGACACAACCAGTCTTTTAAAGCGTGCTGAAGAAGACAAGGTGTTCCAGTTGCTTGCTAGCATTGGACCAGAGTATGAAGATCTTAAAAGTCATCTCTTTATGACACCTGAACTTCCTACTTTCCAGATGGTCTGCAATGTTATTCAACGCGAAGAAGTAAGAAAGAAGGTCATGAACGCAGACGTAGTCGTTGGAGAATCAGATCTTAGGCCATCAGAAGCGAGAGCCTTCACCTTCTCCAGACCATACAAGGGAAAACGACCAGACTTAAAGTGTTCTCACTGTGTGAAGATAGGTCGTCCAGGCGTTGGACACATAAAAGAAAAGTGCTggattcttcatccagaacttAAACCCAAGTTCAACGATGATGGAAGAGCACCAAGAAACCAAATGAAGCCTGCCTACACTCCTAGAGGAAACCTTGTTTGCGACAATGTCTCCAATAATGTGATAAACTCTTCCTCTAGTCCCATTACTCTCATAAATGAATTTGCTAACTTCTTGCAACAGAAACAAGGAACAACAAATCATGAAAGTCCCACAGCCATGCTCGGCAAGTTTGCTGGCTTCCTCGAACAATCAAGCTCAGTGTCACAAAATGACGTGCCAGGTATTGTTGCAACTATTTCCATTGCATTGGATCTTAGTAGTAGTCGTGATTTTTGGATAGTCGACTTAGGAGCTTCTGATCACATGACTAACGATGCATCTTTACTAAATGTTTTTCAAAACTTCTCCACTCATTCTTTTGTCTCCGTAGCTAATGGCACCAAA GATCGAGTTTCGAAGGAAACGATTGGTAAAGGGTTCTTCCTCAATGGACTGTACTATGTCAActtctcttcaagttttccaAAGAGTTTCTACGTAAACTCAAACACA ATTGTGAAGTTTGTCACAAATCTAAGTTTACCAGGTTACTCTTTCCCCATTCTCTCTCTAGAGCTACCAAAGCTTTTGAAATTGTCCATTCCGACATTTAGGGACCTGCAACCTTAA